From the Aquipuribacter hungaricus genome, one window contains:
- a CDS encoding DUF4244 domain-containing protein produces MVDDTTGGTELEGAVAPARRAGTTVRRVVLEDAGMATAEYAVATLAAVGFAGLLFAVLGSGEVQGLLLGLVRRALGAV; encoded by the coding sequence ATGGTGGACGACACGACCGGCGGGACCGAGCTCGAGGGCGCGGTCGCGCCGGCACGGCGGGCGGGGACGACGGTGCGCCGCGTGGTGCTGGAGGACGCGGGCATGGCGACGGCGGAGTACGCCGTGGCCACGCTGGCGGCGGTGGGCTTCGCGGGGCTGCTGTTCGCGGTGCTGGGCAGCGGGGAGGTGCAGGGGCTGCTGCTGGGCCTCGTGCGCCGTGCGCTCGGCGCGGTGTGA
- a CDS encoding pilus assembly protein TadE, translating to MTAEVAVTFPAVVLALAVVLFAGSVAQAGVSCADAARAAGREVARGGSAAAATAAAQQVAGRPVQLQLAGGGG from the coding sequence GTGACCGCGGAGGTCGCGGTCACGTTCCCGGCCGTGGTCCTCGCGCTGGCGGTCGTCCTGTTCGCGGGCTCCGTGGCCCAGGCAGGGGTCTCGTGCGCCGACGCCGCGCGCGCCGCCGGCAGGGAGGTGGCCCGGGGCGGGTCCGCCGCGGCGGCCACCGCGGCCGCTCAGCAGGTGGCCGGGCGACCGGTGCAGCTGCAGCTCGCCGGCGGGGGTGGTG